In Mangifera indica cultivar Alphonso chromosome 1, CATAS_Mindica_2.1, whole genome shotgun sequence, a single genomic region encodes these proteins:
- the LOC123216094 gene encoding vegetative cell wall protein gp1-like: MAPFMHSFRLTMLLLGLSLPSFHVNPAAAFRRTSLLFGLPTPGLPPVPSAITPTPPPSSPSPPGVPSIPPPPITPSAPSPPMSQSPTPPITPSVPSPPKSQSPPPSIISQGPSTPMTKSPPSTISPISSTPVLKSPPSSAPSVPTSPTAGTPVPIWLLVPPLPGDSIPPPANP, translated from the exons ATGGCTCCTTTCATGCATAGCTTCCGGTTGACTATGCTTCTTCTAGGATTATCATTGCCTAGCTTTCATGTGAACCCGGCAGCTGCATTCCGCCGCACTTCTCTCCTTTTCGGGCTGCCGACGCCAGGATTGCCACCGGTGCCCTCCGCCATAACTCCCACCCCTCCACCCTCGTCCCCGTCACCTCCTGGAGTGCCATCAATACCTCCACCTCCCATAACTCCATCAGCGCCTTCACCACCGATGTCACAATCGCCAACTCCTCCCATAACTCCATCAGTGCCTTCACCGCCGAAGTCACAATCGCCGCCTCCTTCCATAATTTCACAAGGGCCTTCAACGCCGATGACAAAATCGCCTCCTTCAACAATTTCAC CAATTTCTTCAACGCCGGTGTTAAAATCGCCTCCTTCCAGCGCTCCATCAGTGCCTACATCTCCTACCGCAGGCACACCAGTGCCTATATGGCTTTTGGTGCCGCCACTTCCTGGCGATTCAATTCCACCTCCAGCTAATCCCTGA